The Betta splendens chromosome 4, fBetSpl5.4, whole genome shotgun sequence genome contains a region encoding:
- the LOC114854263 gene encoding polycystic kidney disease 1 like 1 isoform X2 translates to MSLFLYTLVSLQPFAMTFSLIVLLSGLEESARSVGCANASESSLLEIYSNEGGRDLGPAQCCALCLNNGSHTLHGPVFTDCLNASSSGESRDVREEGERQLLRLVQAGETFVVEVHGNLSGSPHQPAGMGEHNLPSIIVHFMDTRSHSSHLGDVLGDGSFVVASDWIIETLSKYEINVRVPNTPSTPSSTLHLLVAPDDLMISVLRGPLGVLSCEPFMQRDSATFPRDPITLQVQRSEGDKDSGGGRSCRTVSFTRVECLKSTVAAVRPAVCDLNVSVSETHLSVYAELFTATSHMLVLNLTLKATYTQNQQSSAGLSNEGEGDNSCMDGNNEMKNKSNTDINNSEASTSGCYNVTVQVFDPVSRTLLQTYILVQDSTGKLVLNTSSVISTKQKLELLFSTTAESDVTVSTPAKPTLLSRTGSYSRGQDAAAVVWLFNQTGTAAVELRAANGVFTQNKSTRVCIEGNRKQPPQVKVNPNWQPPTSVLLGPTDTVRIYAARDVYPTDADVILAAEADVPDPVEFTWHFGDSTSARATSRTVTKRYSKPGRFEVVAAMSAGRTSVTSNAFRLEIQRAVKLNRLVHRASVLQNRTVAVSCRVSAGTNLTFLWSFGDGSSRLGQSTEHHVFHRTGEFRLSVAVSNLVSSASLSSHIFVVDRPCQPPPVKNMGPLQIQVWRHEPVHLGVTYEDELDCAVMGGLRYAWTLVDSAGHSLPLPFVHTHGQSLILPARLLHYGAYVAIARVQVVGSVVYSNYSVRVKVVPSPPVAFIQGGTNVFIRSRSVAMVTLDGRRSYDPDFPLKPLGYSWTCQPVSSITGSCFSRHVPASSPVLTLPVASLKHHFDQFRFTLTVHSGDGERSASSDVFLTMTPGVLGKVSLHLPESRGGARVNWDQEFSVRAWCEDCNAPPDIIQFTWSLYMVNASSRPVTEVPFCDAVDLSLPSTVFEGPSAADPLDSTPVLLRVITSTAGTKQQGEEFLYRSLEESGPSESTDFPGLALDNSDVLYLDHLSDVFSEFPNEWDSSADWGASFPVLEAEDARARLGEKRKLSGNLRAVIILVVCKSSSFMNSDYDAPLASVEEGDPGPSAGRPTGVDGETFAAGEESEVHEDEWSHLVDSRPSVVTQEHTLLDLPRDPVDVGLFESYTYAGRSSSLLSFRPFSLRPGSRYMLEVTAESHNNLLGRTQLFLKTRAAPTGVMCQVQPAKGVELHTHFSIFCASGREDLVYEYSFSVGGRSPRTLYQGRDFQYYFRLPSGDPRDHYKVTVYTEVRGANGAATKPCPVTVQVQPSVHRESSSHHDPALELSASGLRNLSALVQLGNSMEIRNYVSLLSSILNRLSPDTEPNTHTQTRTRSALIGTLCELESRDQQSMEDNIRVLTDVVKIINQVSYVSARRVVLHIQTISDLFLESSAPVQYNLDYKTLSSLITLLSYTLQTAINSPHSSKGVVITQALDSDLRGPTAAPGAFKVHQLAADIHQAASDLMLKYIVFHEAPEHRVSTRFISLYATKRSSTVISSGSTTVYVPASLTEQLFNGIRGESEMKQRAPCLLSVLTEFPRSPFTLPPDATKLSGPVVSLNLYTCGTRRKIHIRSLTQPVDIELQHPQRNMSSVGEYVLHHNRINYHSFNITQEHLQRAIQFSVSFKPLSSTAFPVMLLFRMFDRPTPSMHHLNRTHRWEGNTTRITLPPSYLSAAGMGYLALLNAGKAPKHRHLREQISYSLAVDSSLCLSWDDQQGSWTRRGCRTQQADAGPTVGCSCHQLQPLTVVQQHLEGSHDSADLGPFISVSGDPTLPAVLLLAVCLYVLGLAPCRRADAIAEQSQQVRPLPDNSPSDPHHYAVTVHTGLSSAACMSAKVYIVLYGEDGRSQTREIQVPGCTLFRRNSQDTFVLSTAASLGPVWGVHIWHDNSGPSPDWYLSRVEVSEVEREQGKGRSWLFVGRCWLTVSKGDGQVERMLRVCTGGMSFAEMLRLKLPDYLADLHIWISVLCCPCPHPFTLTQRLTVCLLLLLGYSCVNAVIVSQMDNQLPFELGATDVSAVSVTTGVLSVLAVLPVATAVSFLFRWREGSGAKRPKRGKTEKDYFEDDASVNNIIPESHSSCTGEAWIRKLQTSVSTRILENKESAFQADEPLRKADALTSGLCTGPVLQNVLAIPEEKRLEDDTELKMRTRNENHKAKDSRDEEIWSSGHGIISKGGKPSQWCRCLAWTLCLLLSLSCLLVSAVLGTRFSSSKALLWIHSLFVSLTSCIFFIQPVMTLVVAVTASLWYRTAPDFHSFSCITELELEALKLHSCRDAFGTKEQFSSSALPQEHCPYFEELLRARRRARYLRLVRPPTPAQLKKTRGKRRREALMCDALRDLSVCVSMLLLMLCITYGSSFHDHYHLNKLVRRRFVRHHDNELILIQKPEDWWTWMQSNLLSELYKNVSAKTEQPCILFGEPVVWKMEASCSIQGQVSGVNIGPEWLHSFLSRSRTLTYLNSNLEVSKATSPSTCGLLNCHSVGLGQTKSDAASRLRRLHSDGWLNERTLALKVQFTLYSPAANLFTSVMLVTGRRLAGVLRPSANVQSVTVYRTPAACDYAAMICQLVFLLLSLLQLCRQVKIVTQQGLMGYCRTPFHWLEIALLTVTLLHYVYYIHRSVLTMEAAEQLQRRSYAGCVDVNSLAACEHDVRTLHGLTLFLLTMKCVALLRVSRTTASSAALISHSLSSLFWPLISGLIPLVALSCVGNLLFAQNSSFNSIPRSLRTLLLCCWGPRPVRSLLLSGYELIYVGGLYLCSTIVWTAVMRSIVSSIVRRSRRSLSGRTLFFTVAELASSTRQKFSEIVLQQRPTWTENHMGGRTYYLEEFEGLVDELLLRLNTLSNNLHHETQCYMEEDPVVSPVQPLSSVYAWDFARLEMIDETKMTHHTDAISHGKNMSASHLLRLKLELELLQLLQQGNQNKSTRAPRTKLVVEALVHEEHEAVASPEKLKPCEED, encoded by the exons ATGAGTCTTTTTCTCTATACGTTGGTTTCATTGCAGCCGTTTGCGATGACCTTTTCTCTGATCGTCCTTCTGTCTGGTCTGGAGGAGTCAGCGCGGTCCGTGGGGTGTGCAAACGCCAGCGAGTCGTCTCTCCTTGAGATTTATTCCAACGAGGGCGGTCGTGACCTTGGCCCGGCACAGTGTTGTGCTCTCTGCCTGAATAATGG cagccacacgCTTCATGGGCCTGTCTTCACTGACTGCCTCAATGCATCATCCAGTGGAGAATCAAGGGATGTCAGAGAAGAGGGTGAAAGACAACTACTACGTCT AGTTCAGGCTGGAGAGACCTTTGTTGTGGAAGTCCATGGAAACCTGAGTGGAAGCCCCCACCAGCCCGCAG GGATGGGAGAACACAACCTCCCCTCTATCATAGTCCACTTCATGGACACGAGAAGTCACAGTTCACATCTTGGCGACGTGTTGGGTGATGGTTCCTTTGTTGTGGCATCTGACTGGATTATTGAAACTCTGAGTAAATATGAGATCA ACGTCCGTGTGCCCAACACTCCCTCCAcgccctcctccaccctccacctccttGTTGCTCCTGACGACCTGATGATCTCTGTGCTCCGTGGGCCTCTGGGCGTCCTGTCCTGTGAACCCTTCATGCAGAGAGACTCAGCAACATTCCCGCGTGACCCCATCACACTGCAGGTGCAAAGGTCAGAGGGAGACAAGGACTCAGGGGGTGGGAGGTCATGCAGGACGGTTAGCTTCACCCGAGTCGAGTGTCTCAAAAGCACTGTG GCAGCTGTGCGTCCTGCGGTCTGTGATCTTAACGTGAGCGTTTCAGAGACTCATCTGTCTGTGTACGCGGAGCTGTTCACCGCCACGAGCCATATGCTGGTTCTCAACCTTACTCTAAAAGCCACGTATACCCAGAATCAGCAGAGCAGTGCAGGTCTGAGCAACGAAGGAGAGGGCGATAACAGCTGCATGGAtggaaataatgaaatgaaaaataaatcaaacacagaTATTAATAACAGTGAAGCAAGTACCAGTGGGTGTTATAATGTGACGGTGCAGGTGTTCGACCCAGTCAGCCGGACCTTATTGCAAACATACATCCTCGTCCAAGATTCAACTGGAAAACTGGTGTTAAACACGTCCAGTGTGATATCAACAAAGCAGAAGCTGGAGTTGCTTTTTAGCacaacagcagagtcagacgtgACTGTTTCTACGCCAGCGAAGCCGACGTTACTGTCCAGAACCGGCAGCTACAGCAGAGGACAGGACGCAGCAGCGGTGGTTTGGCTTTTTAACCAAACCGGAACAGCTGCGGTCGAGCTTCGAGCTGCGAATGGAGTGTTTACTCAGAACAAAAGCACGAGAGTGTGTATAGAGGGGAACAGGAAGCAGCCACCGCAAGTTAAAGTGAATCCAAACTGGCAACCGCCCACCAGCGTGCTTCTCGGCCCGACTGACACTG TGAGGATTTACGCAGCCAGAGACGTTTATCCCACCGACGCAGATGTGATCCTAGCGGCTGAGGCGGATGTGCCCGACCCTGTGGAGTTCACCTGGCACTTTGGAGACTCCACATCAGCCAGGGCAACCTCCAGGACCGTCACCAAGCGGTACAGCAAACCTGGCAG GTTCGAGGTGGTTGCCGCCATGTCTGCTGGTCGGACGTCCGTCACCTCCAACGCGTTCCGGCTGGAAATCCAGAGAGCGGTGAAGCTCAACAGGCTCGTCCACCGGGCCTCGGTCCTGCAGAACCGCACGGTGGCGGTGAGCTGTCGGGTCAGCGCCGGGACCAACCTCACTTTCCTCTGGAGCTTTGGAGACGGCTCGTCCAGGCTCGGACAGAGCACAGAGCATCACGTCTTCCACAG AACAGGGGAGTTCAGACTCAGCGTGGCCGTGTCCAACCTGGTCAGCTCTGCCTCTTTGAGCAGCCACATCTTCGTGGTGGACCGGCCCTGCCAGCCTCCCCCCGTCAAAAACATGGGCCCTCTGCAGATACAG GTGTGGAGACACGAGCCCGTTCACCTGGGGGTCACCTACGAGGACGAGCTGGACTGTGCTGTGATGGGCGGCCTGCGTTACGCCTGGACCCTGGTGGACTCTGCAGGGCACAGCCTCCCTTTGCCCTTCGtccacacacacggacagagcCTCATCCTCCCAGCTCGCCTCCTGCACTACGGCGCCTACGTGGCCATAGCCAGG GTGCAGGTTGTTGGCAGTGTGGTTTACAGTAACTACAGCGTGAGGGTGAAGGTGGTGCCCAGTCCTCCTGTAGCTTTCATCCAGGGTGGCACCAACGTTTTCATCCGCAGCCGGAGCGTCGCCATGGTTACCCTGGACGGGCGGAGGTCCTACGACCCTGACTTCCCTTTGAAACCACTCGG CTACAGCTGGACATGTCAACCAGTCAGCTCCATCAccggctcctgcttcagccgGCACGTTCCTGCGTCCTCGCCCGTGCTCACGCTCCCCGTGGCTTCCCTGAAGCACCACTTTGACCAGTTCCGCTTCACGCTCACCGTCCACAGCGGAGACGGCGAGCGCTCGGCTTCTTCAGACGTCTTCCTCACAATGACCCCCGGCGTGCTCGG GAAGGTGTCGCTTCATTTGCCTGAGAGCCGAGGAGGAGCCCGGGTGAACTGGGACCAGGAGTTCTCTGTCAGAGCCTGGTGTGAGGACTGCAACGCTCCTCCAGACATTATCCAGTTCACCTGGAGCCTGTACATGGTCAACGCTTCCTCCAGGCCTGTCACTGAGG TCCCTTTTTGTGATGCTGTGGACCTCAGCCTTCCATCCACCGTCTTCGAGGGTCCTTCTGCAGCAGACCCCCTTGACTCAACTCCTGTCCTCCTGAGGGTCATCACCTCTACAGCTGGAACCAAGCAGCAAG GAGAGGAGTTTCTTTATCGCTCTTTGGAGGAGTCCGGTCCTTCAGAGTCCACTGACTTTCCAGGACTTGCCCTTGACAACAGTGACGTTCTATATTTAGACCACTTAAGCGATGTTTTCAGTGAATTCCCAAATGAGTGGGATTCCTCTGCTGACTGGGGCGCCTCCTTCCCTGTTCTGGAGGCCGAGGATGCGAGAGCTCGACTAGGTGAGAAAAGAAAACTGAGCGGAAATCTGAGGGCTGTGATTATTTTAGTAGTTTGTAAAAGTAGCTCCTTTATGAATTCAGACTATGATGCTCCCTTGGCAAGCGTTGAGGAGGGAGACCCGGGACCTTCAGCAGGAAGACCCACGG GAGTGGATGGTGAGACCTTCGCCGCAGGAGAGGAGTCGGAGGTGCATGAAGATGAGTGGAGTCATTTGGTGGATTCTAGACCCTCAGTGGTGACCCAGGAACACACGTTGCTTGACTTGCCCCGAGACCCAGTAGATGTTGGTCTGTTTGAGTCCTACACCTACGCAG GAAGGTCCTCGTCTCTATTAAGCTTCAGACCCTTCAGTCTGAGGCCGGGGAGCAGATACATGCTGGAGGTCACTGCTG AATCTCACAATAACCTCTTGGGACGGACTCAGTTGTTCTTAAAAACCCGGGCCGCTCCAACGGGCGTGATGTGCCAGGTGCAGCCGGCCAAAGGAGTGGAgttacacacacatttcagcATCTTCTGCGCCTCGGGGAGAGAG GATTTAGTGTACGAGTACAGCTTCAGCGTTGGAGGCCGCTCACCAAGGACACTGTACCAGGGCAGAGACTTCCAGTACTACTTCAGGCTTCCTTCAGGTGACCCCAGAGACCACTATAAAG TGACTGTTTATACTGAAGTCAGAGGTGCGAATGGGGCAGCAACTAAACCCTGTCCTGTTACTGTCCAAGTCCAACCAAGCGTCCATAGAGAGTCGTCTTCTCATCACGATCCTGCTCTAGAGCT CTCAGCATCAGGTCTGAGGAACCTGTCGGCTCTGGTGCAGCTTGGGAACAGCATGGAGATCCGTAACTATGTCAGTCTCCTCTCCAGCATTCTGAACAGACTCAGCCCGGACACggagcccaacacacacacacagacacgcacacgcagtgCGCTCATTGGCACGCTGTGTGAGCTGGAGAGCAGGGATCag caATCAATGGAGGACAACATCCGAGTTCTCACAGATGTTGTGAAAATTATAAATCAG GTTTCTTATGTGAGCGCCAGACGGGTCGTCCTTCATATTCAGACTATATCAGACCTGTTTCTGGAGTCCAGCGCTCCAGTCCAGTATAATCTGGACTACAAGACACTCAGCAGCCTGATCACGCTGCTCTCATACACGCTGCAGACTGCTATCAACAGTCCGCACTCATCCAAGGGTGTCGTCATTACACAGGCACTGGATTCAGATTTGAGAGGACCTACTGCTGCTCCTGGTGCCTTTAAAGTGCACCAGCTGGCAGCCGATATTCACCAAGCTGCTTCAGACCtgatgctg AAGTACATTGTTTTCCACGAGGCTCCGGAGCACAGGGTCAGCACCCGTTTCATTAGCCTGTATGCTACAAAGCGAAGCTCCACAGTCATCAGCAGTGGCTCGACCACCGTCTACGTCCCGGCTTCTCTGACTGAGCAACTGTTTAATGGTATCAGAGGGGAGAGTGAGATGAAGCAGCGGGCACCTTGTCTCCTCAGCGTGCTGACGGAGTTCCCCCGCAGCCCCTTCACCCTGCCCCCCGATGCTACGAAG CTGAGTGGACCAGTCGTCAGCCTCAACCTGTACACGTGTGGCACAAGGAGAAAGATCCACATTCGTTCCTTGACTCAGCCGGTCGACATCGAGCTGCAGCATCCACAAAGAAAT ATGAGCTCTGTGGGAGAGTACGTCCTCCACCACAACCGGATCAACTACCACAGTTTCAACATTACCCAGGAGCACTTGCAGCGGGCCATCCAGTTCAGTGTGTCGTTTAAGCCGCTGTCCAGCACAGCGTTTCCAGTGATGCTGCTCTTCAG GATGTTTGACAGGCccactcccagcatgcaccacCTGAACAGGACTCACCGCTGGGAGGGCAACACCACACGCATCACTCTGCCCCCCTCTTATCTCAGTG CTGCAGGTATGGGCTACCTGGCCCTGCTGAATGCTGGGAAAGCACCAAAACACAGGCACCTGAGGGAACAGATCAGCTACAGTCTCGCCGTGGacagcagcctgtgtttgtcctgGGACGACCAGCAGGGGTCCTGGACACGCCGCGGCTGCAGAACCCAGCAAGCAGACGCGGGTCCCACAGTCGGCTGCAG TTGCcaccagctgcagccgctgactgtggtgcagcagcatctagAGGGCAGCCATGACTCAGCCGACCTGGGCCCGTTCATAAG CGTGTCCGGGGACCCGACTCTGcccgctgtgctgctgctggctgtgtgCCTGTACGTGCTGGGCTTGGCGCCGTGCAGGAGAGCCGACGCCATCGCCGAGCAGAGCCAACAGGTCCGCCCTCTTCCCGATAACTCTCCGTCTGACCCACACCACTACGCCGTCACCGTGCACACCGGCCTCAGCTCTGCGGCCTGTATGAGTGCAAAG GTTTATATAGTGCTCTATGGTGAAGATGGGCGGTCACAGACGAGAGAAATACAGGTCCCAGGATGCACTCTGTTTAGGAGGAACTCTCAGGATACATTTGTACTCAG TACAGCAGCCAGCCTGGGCCCAGTGTGGGGGGTTCACATCTGGCACGACAACTCTGGACCCTCCCCGGACTGGTACCTCAGTCGAGTGGAGGTGTCTGAG GTGGAGCGAGAACAGGGGAAAGGGCGCTCGTGGCTTTTCGTCGGCCGGTGCTGGTTAACCGTGAGCAAAGGTGACGGCCAAGTGGAGCGAATGCTGCGTGTCTGCACTGGGGGGATGAGCTTTGCTGAG ATGTTGCGTCTGAAGCTTCCTGACTACTTGGCTGACCTCCACATCTGGATATCTGTGTTGTGCTGCCCCTGTCCTCACCCGTTCACCCTCACCCAGAGGCTCACTgtgtgcctgctgctgctgctgggctacTCGTGTGTGAACGCAGTCATCGTATCCCAAATGGACAATCAG TTGCCATTCGAGTTGGGAGCGACGGACGTGTCGGCTGTCTCTGTGACGACAGGAGTGTTAAGCGTGTTGGCAGTGTTGCCCGTGGCAACAGCGGTGTCTTTTCTGTTTCGGTGGCGTGAGGGATCAGGAGCGAAACGTCCAAAGCGCGGAAAGACTGAAAAGGACTATTTTGAAG ATGACGCATCAGTAAACAACATTATACCAGAGTCCCATTCCTCCTGCACTGGGGAAGCGTGGATAAGGAAACTCCAG ACGTCAGTGTCTACTAGGATCCTGGAAAACAAAGAATCTGCATTTCAGGCAGATGAGCCGTTAAGAAAGGCAGATGCTCTAACAAGTGGACTCTGTACGGGACCAGTGCTTCAAAATGTGTTGGCGATTCCTGAGGAGAAACGTTTGGAAGACGATACAGAGTTAAAAATGCGCACAAGAAATGAAAATCACAAGGCGAAAGATTCCAGAGATGAAGAAATCTGGAGTTCTGGTCACGGCATCATCAGCAAAGGGGGGAAACCATCCCAGTGGTGTCGCTGCTTGGCCTGGACCCTGTGCCTGCTGTTGTCGCTCTCCTGCCTGCTCGTCTCTGCCGTCCTGGGGACGAG gttcagcagcagcaaggcTCTGCTTTGGATCCACTCGCTTTTCGTTTCACTGACGTCTTGCATCTTCTTCATCCAGCCAGTCATG ACCCTCGTGGTGGCAGTGACGGCCTCCTTGTGGTACAGAACAGCACCAGACTTCCATAGTTTCTCCTGCATCACAGAGCTTGAACTAGAGGCTTTGAAACTGCACAGCTGCCGCGATGCTTTCGGGACAAAAGAGCAGTTTAGCTCCTCAGCTCTCCCCCAGGAACACTGTCCATATTTTGAGGAG ctgctcagagctcGTCGGCGAGCTCGCTACCTGCGTCTCGTGCGCCCACCGACTCCGGCACAGCTGAAGAAAACCCgtgggaagagaagaagagaggctCTCATGTGCGACGCCCTCAG AGatttgtctgtctgcgtctccaTGCTTCTCCTGATGCTCTGTATAACGTACGGCAGCTCCTTCCATGACCATTATCACCTCAACAAGCTGGTCAGGAGGCGGTTTGTAAG GCACCATGACAATGAGTTGATATTGATACAAAAGCCTGAGGACTGGTGGACCTGGATGCAGAGCAATTTGCTGAGCGAGCTGTACAAGAACGTCTCAGCCAAGACTgag CAACCGTGCATCTTGTTTGGAGAGCCCGTCGTGTGGAAGATGGAGGCGTCCTGCTCAATTCAGGGCCAG GTCTCTGGAGTGAACATTGGGCCTGAATGGCTTCACTCATTCCTGTCAAGAAGCAGAACGCTAACTTATTTAAACTCTAATCTGGAGGTTTCTAAGGCGACGTCCCCGAGCACGTGTGGCCTCCTGAACTGCCACTCCGTTGGACTGGGCCAAACCAA GTCGGATGCTGCATCCAGACTGAGGCGCCTGCATTCAGACGGCTGGCTGAACGAGCGCACACTGGCCCTGAAGGTCCAGTTCACCCTGTACAGCCCTGCAGCCAACCTCTTCACCAGTGTGATGCTGGTCACGGGGCGGCGCCTCGCTGGCGTCCTCCGGCCCTCCGCCAACGTCCAGTCGGTTACGGTGTACCGCACTCCCGCTGCGTGCGACTATGCTGCTATGATATGTCAG ctcgtcttcctcctcttgtcccTGCTGCAGCTTTGTCGTCAGGTGAAGATTGTGACGCAGCAAGGGCTGATGGGATACTGTAGGACACCGTTCCACTGGCTGGAA ATCGCTCTGCTGACGGTGACGCTGCTGCACTACGTTTATTACATCCATCGCTCTGTTCTCACCATggaagctgcagagcagctgcagagacgcaGCTACGCCGGATGTGTGGATGTCAACTCCTTGGCTGCCTGCGAACAC GACGTTCGCACCTTGCATGGCCTTACTCTCTTCCTTCTCACCATGAAGTGTGTGGCCCTGCTGAGGGTGAGCAGAACCACAgcgtcctctgctgctctcatcagtcactctctctccagcctcttTTGGCCACTG ATTTCAGGTCTGATCCCTCTGGTGGCACTTTCCTGTGTAGGGAATCTGCTGTTTGCTCAGAACTCCTCCTTCAACTCCATCCCTCGCTCCCTTCGgaccctgctgctctgctgctggggTCCCAGGCCTGTTAGAAGCCTCCTCCTGTCTGGATACGAGCTCATTTACGTTGGTGGTCTCTATCTGTGCTCCACTATAGTGTGGACAGCAGTG ATGAGGAGTATTGTGTCCTCAATAGTCAGAAGGTCCAGAAGGTCTCTGAGTGGAAGGACACTATTCTTCACTGTAGCAGAGTTAGCCAGCAGCACCAGGCAGAAGTTTTCTGAGATTGTTTTGCAGCAAAGGCCAACATGGACAGAAAACCACATGGGGGGAAGG ACTTATTACCTTGAAGAGTTTGAGGGTTTAGTAGATGAACTGTTGCTGAGACTCAACACCCTCTCCAACAACCTGCACCATGAAACCCAGTGCTACATGGAGGAAGATCCTGTTGTCTCACCTGTACAGCCACTTTCCAGTGTGTACGCATGG GACTTTGCAAGATTAGAAATGATAGATGAGACAAAAATGACCCATCACACAGATGCTATTTCCCATGGAAAAAACATGTCTGCATCTCACCTGCTCAG GTTGAAATTAGAACTGGAGCTATTGCAGCTCCTGCAACAGGGAAATCAAAACAAGAGCACTAGGGCCCCTCGTACAAAGCTAGTGGTGGAGGCTCTGGTCCACGAGGAGCATGAAGCTGTAGCATCACCAGAAAAGTTGAAACCTTGCG